From the Mastacembelus armatus chromosome 14, fMasArm1.2, whole genome shotgun sequence genome, one window contains:
- the LOC113142569 gene encoding olfactory receptor 1-like: MAPDKKAATISNVTFVRPAKFYLSGFSNIPHVTYFYIFLCFVYIMTVVGNVLLLSVIFLVKTLHTPKYMIVFNLALIDLCGSTALIPKVLDTFLFDNRYIVYEACLSYMFFVWFFGGVQSWTLVTMAYDRFIAICFPLRYHSIVTKPAIAAMLLFSWVVLLSLFAFSIGLLDRLSFCGSLVIQSFFCDHGPTFRLACNDTSLNYTVAIVVFTIIMCFPPLLIALSYVCIAIALSRIASHKERVKALKTCTSHLILVAIFFLPLLGTNIAAGTSSLHPNARMINSTLTHTIPALLNPIIYSLKTEEVLNSIRKLCKNSRLTNIA; the protein is encoded by the coding sequence atggcCCCAGAcaagaaagctgctaccatatctaatgtcacatttgttcgtcctgcaaaattttatctcagtggattttccaacatccctcatgttacatatttttatatcttcctgtgttttgtctatatcatgactgttgttgggaatgttctccttctctcagtgattttcctggtcaagactcttcatactcctaaatacatgattgtgttcaacctggctttgatagatttgtgtgggagcactgctctcatcccaaaagtcttagacacatttttgtttgacaacagatacattgtctatgaggcttgtttaagttatatgttctttgtttggttctttggaggtgtgcagtcatggacacttgtcactatggcatatgacagatttatagcaatttgcttccctttacggtaccatagtattgtgactaaaccagctattgctgcaatgctgctgttttcatgggttgttttattgagtttatttgcattttcaattGGACTACTTgatcgtctctccttctgtggatctttggtgatacaaagctttttctgtgatcatGGACCAACATTTCGTCTGGCCTGTAATGACACATCTTTAAATTACACAGTGGCAATTGTAGTCTTCACTATAATCATGTGCTTCCCTCCTCTATTAATAGCACTatcatatgtttgcattgccatagcactgagcaggattgcatcacataaagaaagagtcaaagcattgaaaacttgtacttctcacctgattcttgtggctattttCTTCCTACCTCTCTTGGGCACCAACATAGCTGCAGGgacctcctccctccatcctaaTGCCAGGATGATAAACTCTACTTTGACACACACCATACCAGCTTTGCTaaatcctattatatactctttaaagacagaagaagtgctgaactctatcagGAAACTTTGCAAAAATAGTAGGTTGACCAACATAGCCTAA
- the LOC113142570 gene encoding olfactory receptor 1-like — MAPDKKAATISNVTFVRPAKFYISGFTNIPHVTYFYIFLCFVYIMTVVGNVLLLSVIFLVKTLHTPKYMIVFNLALTDLCGSTALIPKVLDTFLFDNRYIVYEACLSCMFFVLYFGSVQSWTLVTMAYDRFIAICFPLRYHSIVTKPAIAAMLLFVWVVMLSLISCLVGLLDRLSFCGSLVIQSFYCDHGPTYRLACNDTSLNYTMANVVFIIIICCPPLLIALTYVCIAIALSRIASHKERVKALKTCTSHLILVAISYLPLLGTNIAVLTSSLHPNARIINSTLTHTIPALLNPIIYSLKTEEVLNSIRKICKNSRLLNTNTVLNC, encoded by the exons atggcTCCAGAcaagaaagctgctaccatatctaatgtcacatttgttcgtcctgcaaaattcTACATCAGTGGGTTTACAAATATtcctcatgttacatatttttatatcttcctgtgttttgtctatatcatgactgttgttgggaatgttctccttctctcagtgattttcctggtcaagactcttcatactcctaaatacatgattgtgttcaacctggctttgacagatttgtgtgggagcactgctctcatcccaaaagtcttagacacatttttgtttgacaacagatacattgtctatgaggcttgtttaagttgtatgttctttgttttatacTTTGGgagtgtgcagtcatggacacttgtcactatggcatatgacagatttatagcaatttgcttccctttaaggtaccatagtattgtgactaaaccagctattgctgcaatgctgctgtttgtgtgggttGTCATGCTGAGTCTAATATCATGCTtggttgggctacttgatcgtctctccttctgtggatctttggtgatacaaagcttttactgtgaTCATGGACCAACATATCGTCTGGCCTGTAATGACACATCTTTAAATTACACAATGGCAAATGTAGTCTTCATTATAATTATTTGTTGTCCTCCTCTGTTAATAGCactgacatatgtttgcattgccatagcactgagcaggattgcatcacataaagaaagagtcaaagcattgaaaacttgtacttctcatctgattcttgtggctatttcTTACTTACCACTTTTGGGCACCAACATAGCTGTACtgacctcctccctccatcctaaTGCCAGGATCATAAACTCTACTTTGACACACACCATACCAGCTTTACTaaatcctattatatactctttaaagacagaagaagtgctgaactctatcagGAAAATTTGCAAAAACAGTAG GCtgctcaacacaaacacagtgttaaattgTTAA
- the LOC113142571 gene encoding olfactory receptor 146-like encodes MAPDKKAATISNVTFVRPAKFYLSGFSNIPHVTYFYIFLCFVYIMTVVGNVLLLSVIFLVKTLHTPKYMIVFNLALTDLCGSTALIPKVLDTFLFDNRYIVYEACLSYMFFVWFFASVQSWTLVTMAYDRFIAICFPLRYHSIVTKPAIAAMLLLVWVVLLSIISLTVGLLDRLSFCGSLVIQSFFCDHGPTFRLACNDTFLNDKMAMVAMIVVMCFPPILIALSYVCIAIALSRIASHKERVKALKTCTSHLILVAIFYLPLLGTNIAALTSSLHPNARMINSTLTHTIPALLNPIIYSLKTEEVLNSMNKLYKNNRMSKIASSIS; translated from the coding sequence atggcTCCAGAcaagaaagctgctaccatatctaatgtcacatttgttcgtcctgcaaaattttatctcagtggattttccaacatccctcatgttacatatttttatatcttcctgtgttttgtctatatcatgactgttgttgggaatgttctccttctctcagtgattttcctggtcaagactcttcatactcctaaatacatgattgtgttcaacctggctttgacagatttgtgtgggagcactgctctcatcccaaaagtcttagacacatttttgtttgacaacagatacattgtctatgaggcttgtttaagttatatgttctttgtttggttctttgcaagtgtgcagtcatggacacttgtcactatggcatatgacagatttatagcaatttgcttccctttaaggtaccatagtattgtgactaaaccagctattgctgcaatgctgctgttagtgtgggttgttttattgAGCATAATATCATTAACTGTTGGACTACTTgatcgtctctccttctgtggatctttggtgatacaaagctttttctgtgatcatGGACCAACATTTCGTCTGGCCTgtaatgacacatttttaaacGACAAAATGGCAATGGTTGCCATGATAGTAGTCATGTGTTTCCCTCCTATATTAATAGCACTgtcatatgtttgcattgccatagcactgagcaggattgcatcacataaagaaagagtcaaagcattgaaaacttgtacttctcacctgattcttgtggctattttttACTTACCGCTCTTGGGAACTAACATAGCTGCACtgacctcctccctccatcctaaTGCCAGGATGATAAACTCTACTTTAACACACACCATACCAGCTTTGCTcaatcctattatatactctttaaagactgaagaagtgctgaactctatgaataaactttacaaaaacaataggATGAGTAAGATAGCCTCATCAATCTCTTAA
- the LOC113142572 gene encoding olfactory receptor 1-like, with translation MAPDKKAATISNVTFVCPAKFYLSGFSNIPHVTYFYIFLCFVYIMTVVGNVLLLSVIFLVKTLHTPKYMIVFNLALTDLCGSTALIPKVLDTFLFDNRYIVYEACLSYMFFVWFFGGLQSWTLVTMAYDRFMAICFPLRYHSIVTKPAVAAMLLLMWVVLMSISACLVGLLDRLSFCGSLVIQSFFCDHGPTYRLACNDTSLNYTMANVVFTIIICFPPLLIVLTYVCIAIALSRIASRKERVKALKTCTSHLILVAIFFLPLLGTNIAALTSSLHPNARIINSTLAHTIPALLNPIIYSLKTEEVLNSIRKLCKNNRMSKIASSIS, from the coding sequence atggcCCCAGAcaagaaagctgctaccatatctaatgtcacatttgtttgtcctgcaaaattttatctcagtggattttccaacatccctcatgttacatatttttatatcttcctgtgttttgtctatatcatgactgttgttgggaatgttctccttctctcagtgattttcctggtcaagactcttcatactcctaaatacatgattgtgttcaacctggctttgacagatttgtgtgggagcactgctctcatcccaaaagtcttagacacatttttgtttgacaacagatacattgtctatgaggcttgtttaagttatatgttctttgtttggttctttGGGGGTttgcagtcatggacacttgtcactatggcatatgacagatttatggcaatttgcttccctttaaggtaccatagtattgtgactaaaccagctgtagctgcaatgctgctgttaatgtGGGTTGTTTTAATGAGTATATCAGCATGCTtggttgggctacttgatcgtctctccttctgtgggtctttggtgatacaaagctttttctgtgatcatGGACCAACATATCGTCTGGCCTGTAATGACACGTCTTTAAATTACACGATGGCAAATGTAGTCTTCACTATAATCATTTGCTTCCCTCCTCTACTAATAGTactgacatatgtttgcattgcaatagcactgagcaggattgcatcgcggaaagaaagagtcaaagcattgaaaacttgtacttctcacctgattcttgtggctattttCTTCCTACCTCTCTTGGGCACCAACATAGCTGCACtgacctcctccctccatcctaaTGCCAGGATCATAAACTCTACTTTGGCACACACCATACCAGCTTTGCTcaatcctattatatactctttaaagacagaagaagtgctgaactctatcagGAAACTTTGTAAAAACAATAGGATGAGTAAGATAGCCTCATCAATCTCTTAA
- the LOC113142573 gene encoding olfactory receptor 1-like, with protein sequence MAPDKKAATISNVTFVRPAKFYLSGFSNIPHVTYFYIFLCFVYIMTVVGNVLLLSVIYLVKTLHTPKYMIVFNLALIDLCGSTALIPKVLDTFLFDNRYIVYEACLSYMFFVWFFGGVQSWTLVTMAYDRFIAICFPLRYHSIVTKPAIAAMLLFSWVVLLSLFAFSIGLLDRLSFCGSLVIQSFFCDHGPTFRLACNDTSLNYTVAIVVFTIIMCFPPLLIALSYVCIAIALSRIASHKERVNALKTCTSHLILVAIFFLPLLGTNIAAGTSSLHPNARMINSTLTHTIPALLNPIIYSLKTEEVLNSIRKLCKNNRMSKIASSIS encoded by the coding sequence atggcCCCAGAcaagaaagctgctaccatatctaatgtcacatttgttcgtcctgcaaaattttatctcagtggattttccaacatccctcatgttacatatttttatatcttcctgtgttttgtctatatcatgactgttgttgggaatgttctccttctctcagtgatttacctggtcaagactcttcatactcctaaatacatgattgtgttcaacctggctttgatagatttgtgtgggagcactgctctcatcccaaaagtcttagacacatttttgtttgacaacagatacattgtctatgaggcttgtttaagttatatgttctttgtttggttttttggaggtgtgcagtcatggacacttgtcactatggcatatgacagatttatagcaatttgcttccctttacggtaccatagtattgtgactaaaccagctattgctgcaatgctgctgttttcatgggttgttttattgagtttatttgcattttcaattgggctacttgatcgtctctccttctgtggatctttggtgatacaaagctttttctgtgatcatGGACCAACATTTCGTCTGGCATGTAATGACACATCTTTAAATTACACAGTGGCAATTGTAGTCTTCACTATAATCATGTGCTTCCCTCCTCTATTAATAGCACTatcatatgtttgcattgccatagcactgagcaggattgcatcacataaagaaagagtcaatgcattgaaaacttgtacttctcacctgattcttgtggctattttCTTCCTACCTCTCTTGGGCACCAACATAGCTGCAGGGacttcctccctccatcctaaTGCCAGGATGATAAACTCTACTTTGACACACACCATACCAGCTTTGCTcaatcctattatatactctttaaagacagaagaagtgctgaactctatcagGAAACTTTGTAAAAACAATAGGATGAGTAAGATAGCCTCATCAATCTCTTAA
- the LOC113142574 gene encoding olfactory receptor 5K4-like, translated as MAPDKKAATISNVTFVRPAKFYLSGFSNIPHVTYFYIFLCFVYIMTVVGNVLLLSVIYLVKTLHTPKYMIVFNLALIDLCGSTALIPKVLDTFLFDNRSIVYEACLSYMFFVWVFASVQSWTLVIMAYDRFIAICFPLRYHSIVTKPAVAAMLLLVWVVLLSLLAFLIGLFDHLSFCGSLVIQSFFCDHGPTYRLACNDTSLNYMMAWVIFLVVMCFPPMLISLTYVCIAIALSRIASHKERVKALKTCTSHLILVAIFYLPLLGTNIATMTSYLHPNARMINSTLTHTIPALLNPIIYSLKTEEVLNSIRKLCKNNRMININFPNKVTSF; from the coding sequence atggcCCCAGAcaagaaagctgctaccatatctaatgtcacatttgttcgtcctgcaaaattttatctcagtggattttccaacatccctcatgttacatatttttatatcttcctgtgttttgtctatatcatgactgttgttgggaatgttctccttctctcagtgatttacctggtcaagactcttcatactcctaaatacatgattgtgttcaacctggctttgatagatttgtgtgggagcactgctctcatcccaaaagtcttagacacatttttgtttgacaacagatcgattgtctatgaggcttgtttaagttatatgttctttgtttggGTCTTTGcaagtgtgcagtcatggacacttgttattatggcatatgacagatttatagcaatttgcttccctttaaggtaccatagtattgtgactaaaccagctgtagctgcaatgctgctgttagtgtgggttgttttattgAGTTTATTAGCATTTTTAATTGGATTATTTGATCatctctccttctgtggatctttggtgatacaaagctttttctgtgatcatGGACCAACATATCGTCTGGCATGTAATGACACGTCTTTAAATTATATGATGGCATGGGTCATCTTTCTAGTTGTCATGTGTTTTCCTCCTATGTTAATATCtttgacatatgtttgcattgccatagcactgagcaggattgcatcacataaagaaagagtcaaagcattgaaaacttgtacttctcacctgattcttgtggctattttttACTTACCGCTCTTGGGAACTAACATAGCTACAATGACCTCCTACCTCCATCCTAATGCCAGGATGATAAACTCTACTTTAACTCACACCATACCAGCTTTGCTcaatcctattatatactctttaaagacagaagaagtgctgaactctatcagGAAACTCTGTAAAAACAATAGGATGATCAACATAAACTTCCCAAACAAGGTGACCTCATTCTAA
- the LOC113143178 gene encoding olfactory receptor 1-like → MAPDKKAATISNVTFVRPAKFYINGFTNIPHVTYFYIFLCFVYIMTVVGNVLLLSVIFLVKTLHTPKYMIVFNLALTDLCGSTALIPKVLDTFLFDNRYIVYEACLSYMFFVWFFGGVQSWTLVTMAYDRFIAICFPLRYHSIVTKPAVAVILLLVWVVMLSVVSCMVGLFDRLSFCGSLVIPSFYCDHGPTYRLACNDTSLNYTMANVVFTIIICFPPLLIVLTYVCIAIALSRIASRKERVKALKTCTSHLILVAIFYLPFLGTNIAVLTSSLHPNARIINSTLTHTIPALLNPIIYSLKTEEVLNSIRKLCKNSRLTNIA, encoded by the coding sequence atggcTCCAGAcaagaaagctgctaccatatctaatgtcacatttgttcgtcctgcaaaattcTACATCAATGGGTTTACAAATATtcctcatgttacatatttttatatcttcctttgttttgtctatatcatgactgttgttgggaatgttctccttctctcagtaattttcctggtcaagactcttcatactcctaaatacatgattgtgttcaacctggctttgacagatttgtgtgggagcactgctctcatcccaaaagtcttagacacatttttgtttgacaacagatacattgtctatgaggcttgtttaagttatatgttctttgtttggttctttggaggtgtgcagtcatggacacttgtcactatggcatatgacagatttatagcaatttgcttccctttaaggtaccatagtattgtgactaaaccagctgtAGCTGTAATtctgctgttagtgtgggttgtCATGCTGAGTGTAGTATCATGCATGGTTGGACTATTTgatcgtctctccttctgtggatctttggtgaTACCAAGCTTTTACTGTGATCATGGACCAACATATCGTCTGGCCTGTAATGACACATCTTTAAATTACACGATGGCAAATGTAGTCTTCACTATAATCATTTGCTTCCCTCCTCTACTAATAGTactgacatatgtttgcattgccatagcactgagcaggattgcatcacggaaagaaagagtcaaagcattgaaaacttgtacttctcacctgattcttgtggctattttttACTTACCATTTCTGGGCACCAACATAGCTGTACtgacctcctccctccatcctaaTGCCAGGATCATAAACTCTACTTTGACACACACCATACCAGCTTTACTaaatcctattatatactctttaaagacagaagaagtgctgaactctatcagGAAACTTTGCAAAAATAGTAGGTTGACCAACATAGCCTAA
- the LOC113143200 gene encoding olfactory receptor 1496-like — protein sequence MAPDKKASTISNVTFVRPAKFYLSGFSNITHVTYFYIFLCFVYIMTVVGNVLLLSVIFLVKTLHTPKYMIVFNLALTDLCGSTALIPKVLDTFLFDNRYIVYEACLSYMFFVLVFGSVQSWTLVIMAYDRFIAICFPLRYNSIVTKPAIAAMLLLVWVVSLSIISCLVGLLDRLSFCGSLVIQSFYCDHGPTYRLACNDTSLNYTMANAVFIILICFPPLLIVLTYVCIAIALSRIASAKERVKALKTCTSHLILVAIFYLPLLGTNIAALTSSLHPNARIINSTLTHTIPALLNPIIYSLKTEEVLNSIRKLCKNSRLTNIA from the coding sequence atggcTCCAGACAAGAAAGCTtctaccatatctaatgtcacatttgttcgtcctgcaaaattttatctcagtggattttccaacatcactcatgttacatatttttatatcttcctgtgttttgtctatatcatgactgttgttgggaatgttctccttctctcagtgattttcctggtcaagactcttcatactcctaaatacatgattgtgttcaacctggctttgacagatttgtgtgggagcactgctctcatcccaaaagtcttagacacatttttgtttgacaacagatacattgtctatgaggcttgtttaagttatatgttctttgttttagtcTTTGGAAGTGtacagtcatggacacttgtcattatggcatatgacagatttatagcaatttgcttccctttaaggtacaatagtattgtgactaaaccagctattgctgcaatgctgctgttagtgtgggtaGTTTCTTTGAGTATAATATCATGCTtggttgggctacttgatcgtctttccttctgtggatctttggtgatacaaagcttttactgtgaTCATGGACCAACATATCGTCTGGCCTGTAATGACACATCATTAAATTACACGATGGcaaatgcagttttcattatacttatttgttttcctcctctgctaATAGTactgacatatgtttgcattgccatagcactgagcaggattgcatcagcgaaagaaagagtcaaagcattgaaaacttgtacttctcacctgattcttgtggctattttttACTTACCACTTTTGGGCACCAACATAGCTGCACtgacctcctccctccatcctaaTGCCAGGATCATAAACTCTACTTTGACACACACCATACCAGCTTTGCTaaatcctattatatactctttaaagacagaagaagtgctgaactctatcagGAAACTTTGCAAAAATAGTAGGTTGACCAACATAGCCTAA
- the LOC113142575 gene encoding olfactory receptor 1-like encodes MAPDKKAATISNVTFVRPATFYISGFSNIPHVTYFYIFLCFVYIMTVVGNVLLLSVIFLVKTLHTPKYMIVFNLALIDLCGSTALIPKVLDTFLFDNRYIVYEACLSYMFFVWFFGGVQSWTLVTMAYDRFIAICFPLRYHSIVTKPAIAAMLLFSWVVLLSLFAFSIGLLDRLSFCGSLVIQSFFCDHGPTYRLACNDTSLNYTVAIVVFTIIMCFPPILIALSYVCIAIALSRIASHKERVKALKTCTSHLILVAIFFLPLLGTNIAALTSSLHPNARMINSILTHTIPALLNPIIYSLKTEEVLNSIRKLCKNSRLSTTIIVNVHLDQT; translated from the exons ATGGCTCCAGAcaagaaagctgctaccatatctaatgtcacatttgttcgtcctgcaacATTCTAcatcagtggattttccaacatccctcatgttacatatttttatatcttcctgtgttttgtctatatcatgactgttgttgggaatgttctccttctctcagtgattttcctggtcaagactcttcatactcctaaatacatgattgtgttcaacctggctttgatagatttgtgtgggagcactgctctcatcccaaaagtcttagacacatttttgtttgacaacagatacattgtctatgaggcttgtttaagttatatgttctttgtttggttttttggaggtgtgcagtcatggacacttgtcactatggcatatgacagatttatagcaatttgcttccctttacggtaccatagtattgtgactaaaccagctattgctgcaatgctgctgttttcatgggttgttttattgagtttatttgcattttcaattgggctacttgatcgtctctccttctgtggatctttggtgatacaaagctttttctgtgatcatGGACCAACATATCGTCTGGCATGTAATGACACATCTTTAAATTACACAGTGGCAATTGTAGTCTTCACTATAATCATGTGCTTCCCTCCTATATTAATAGCACTgtcatatgtttgcattgccatagcactgagcaggattgcatcacataaagaaagagtcaaagcattgaaaacttgtacttctcatctgattcttgtggctattttCTTCCTACCTCTCTTGGGCACCAACATAGCTGCACtgacctcctccctccatcctaaTGCCAGGATGATAAACTCTATTTTGACACACACCATACCAGCTTTGCTaaatcctattatatactctttaaagacagaagaagtgctgaactccATCAGGAAACTTTGCAAAAACAGTAGGCT AAGTACCACAATCATAGTAAATGTACATTTGGACCAAACATAA
- the LOC113142576 gene encoding olfactory receptor 1-like, with the protein MAPDKNAAMTYNVTFVRPAKFYISGFTNVPHVQYFYSFLCFVYIMTVVGNVLLLSVIFLVKTLHTPKYMIVFNLALTDLCGSTALIPKVLDTFLFDNRYIVYEACLSYMFFVVFFLSVQSWTLVTMAYDRFIAICFPLRYHSIVTKPAIAAMLLLVWVVSLSLMSCMVGLLDRLSFCGSLVIQSFYCDHGPTFRLACNDTSLNYTMALVCIAAVMCFLPILIVLTYVCVAIALSRIASHKERVKALKTCTSHLILVAIFYLPLLGTYTTMLPNARIINSILTHTIPALLNPILYSLKTEEMLNCIRRLCKSNRLSNMTLSNKMTCL; encoded by the exons ATGGCCCCAGACAAGAATGCTGCTATGACatataatgtgacatttgttcgtcctgcaaaattcTACATCAGTGggtttacaaatgttcctcatgttcagtatttttatagcttcctgtgttttgtctatatcatgactgtagttgggaatgttctccttctctcagtgattttcctggtcaagactcttcatactcctaaatacatgattgtgttcaacctggctttgacagatttgtgtgggagcactgctctcatcccaaaagtcttagacacatttttgtttgacaacagatacattgtctatgaggcttgtttaagttatatgttctttgttgtgttctttctaagtgtgcagtcatggacacttgtcactatggcatatgacagatttatagcaatttgcttccctttaaggtaccatagtattgtgactaaaccagctattgctgcaatgctgctgttagtgtgggtaGTTTCTTTGAGTCTAATGTCATGCatggttgggctacttgatcgtctctccttctgtggatctttggtgatacaaagcttttactgtgaTCATGGACCAACATTTCGTCTGGCCTGTAATGACACATCTTTAAATTACACGATGGCATTAGTTTGCATTGCAGCAGTTATGTGTTTTCTGCCTATATTAATAGTACTGACATATGTTTGCgttgccatagcactgagcaggattgcatcacataaagaaagagtcaaagcattgaaaacttgtacttctcacctgattcttgtggctattttttACTTACCACTTTTGGgcacctaca ccaccatgctgcccaatgCCAGAATCATAAACTCTATTTTAACACACACCATACCAGCTTTACTaaatcctattttatactctttaaagacagaagaaatgcTGAACTGTATCAGGAGACTTTGTAAAAGCAATAGGCTGAGCAACATGACCTTGTCAAACAAGATGACCTGTTTATAA